The nucleotide sequence CGCCTTTATGGCAGCCAATTCCGATTATCCAGATCACAGCCTCGGCCAAAATGTAAGTCAGGGCGAAGGCATCATGATGGCAAGCGTATCATCGCCATCTTATGATACCTGCCGCGCCATTCCCGCATGGAATACCGGTATCATCGTCCATACAGGAGAAACCTACTGCTATTTGACGGCGGGAGGAACCTATGGCTACTTCCACATTGACAAAATCGAGAACCGCGGCAGCGAAATTGCAAATTGGGTCATCGGGCTATCCTATACCGTCTGGGTTCCCTGATGAACAGTGAAGAACTCCGAGGGCTACGCGGCCTCGGAGTTCTTCTTTTTCGGGGGTATACTTAAATTATGGTCACTCCCGCTTCTCTCCCCCAACTTTTCGTGCCCCTCACATCGTCCGCTGCTACACTGGAAGACCTCGGCGGCAAAGGGCTGAATCTCGTCAAACTGGCGCGCGCTAACTTCCCCGTGCCTGGCGGATTCATCATCCCTACGGCCTGCTATCGTGAATTTGTGCAAGTCAACTATTTGGGTGATCTTATTCGGGAAAAACTGGCCGAGGCAGATTTATCAAACCCCGAAGTCTTAACAGCCCTTTCACGGGAAATTCGGGCTCAGTTCGAGTTGGGGACTGTTCCCCAGGCGATTCCCTACGCCCTGGAGATCGCCTGGCGCTGGCTTGGCGCGCATCCCGTGGCCGTACGCTCCTCCGCCACCGCCGAAGACCTGCCCGATCTTTCTTTCGCCGGGCAGCAAGATACCTTCCTCAACGTCATCGGCGATGAAGCCTTGCTCACAGCCGTCGTCCAATGCTGGGGCAGCTTGTGGACGGCGCGCGCCATCGGGTACCGTACTCGTAACCACATTCCCCATCAAGACGTTGCGCTGGCCGTCATCGTGCAAAATATGGTGCAAAGCAAAGCATCAGGCGTGCTCTTCACTGCTAATCCGCTCACCGGATGCCGCAACGAAACTGTCATCGATGCCACCCTGGGACTGGGTGAAGCCCTCGTCAGCGGGCACGTTGATCCAGATCATTATGTCGTCAATATCATTGCGAACCCCGAAGGGGTAAAGCAATCTCCCCCTAACAAACAGATTGCTTCGCCTGCGGCTCGCAATGACCGCTTCAAAATCACCCATAAATCCCTGGGCAGCAAAGCCACCCTGTTTACGGCAAATCCGGCCGGGGGCGTAGAAATCCGCCCCACCGAAGCCGACCAGCTTCAGGCCATCCCCGATAACATCATCCTAGAACTGGCAAAACTCGGTCAACGGATTCAGGTCCTTTATGGATTTCCCCAAGATATTGAATGGGCCTATCTCCCACCCTCACCCCCTGCCCATTTCCCACAAGGCGAGGGCGAACTCCACATCCTGCAATCGCGCCCGATCACTTCGCTATTTCCGCTGCCCGAAAACCTGACAGCCGAACCATTGCGCTTCATGATTGGATTCCATACGATACAGGGTATTATGGAACCGCTCACGCCGCTGGGGCAGGATGTGATGAAAATGGTTCTGACAGGCGGCGGGCGGTTATTCGGTTTGGAACATACCATCGAAAGCCAGAGCGCGTTTTTCTCGGCGGGCGAGCGCCTGTGGATCAATGTCACACCGATTTTGCGTTCGCCGCAAGGCCATAAAGCCTACCCCACCGCCATCCGCTCGATTGACCCTGGTGTAGCCCAGATCAGCGCAGAACTTGTCAAATATCCGCGTTTCGCTCCCATTCATAAGCGACCCAGTTTGCGGACAATGAGAAATTTGGCCGGTTTTCTAGTGCCCTTCATTGGACGCGTGATTCGCATTTTGATTTCCCCTGAAGATCAAACCCGAAAAGTGCGCCGGGCATTCGATGAACAGGTGAAACAAACTCAAGATTCGGAGGCCGGGACGGGCGACATCTGGCAGCAATTTTCGGCGCGCATGGGTCTGCTCCACGAGGCCAAATTATTATTCTCAGATTTTGTCATTCCTCAGGGAGTTCCCCCGGTAGTGGCCGGAATGGCGCCTTTCTTTGGTATCTTACAGCGCTTCAGTCTGGCCGTCGCCGAACAAACTGGCAACCCACAGTTCAACACACTTTATTTAGAAGTTGCCCGCGGCCTGCCTAACAACGTCACCACCGAAATGGATTTGGCCCTGTGGCATACCGCCCAAAGTGTACGCGCCGATACAGAATCGTTTAAAGCGTTTGAAAATCAATCTGCCGAAGAATTAACGACGCGCTATCTGGCGGCTGAATTGCCCGCCGTCGCACAGCAAGTTGTGGGGACGTTTCTTGCCGAATTTGGTATGCGCGGCTTGGGTGAAATTGATATTGGCCGACCGCGCTGGCGCGAGCAACCGGAGCCTATATTCCAAACCCTGAAAAGTTATCTGCAAATCGAAGACCCTGCTCTGGCACCAGATATTGTCTTTGCGCGCGGCACACAAGCCGCCCAGACAGCCATCGAAAAACTTGTCATCGGGGTGCGCAGCTTGCGCGGCGGCTGGTTCAAAGCGCGGCTGGTGCGCTGGGCCGCGCACCGCTACCGCGCCGCCGCCGGGATGCGTGAAGCGCCCAAGTTCTTTGCCATCCGCATGATGGGCATCATCCGCGCAAAGCTGCTTCAATCCGGGGAAGATTTTGCCGCCGCCGGTCTGTTGGAACACGCTGATGATCTATTCTTCTTATTTATAAACGAGCTGGATGAAATCAGCACATTTGCAAAAGATCATCTGTGGGCATCCCTGCGGGAAAAAATTACCCAGCGCCGCGCCGTCCGCTCCCGCGAGATGCAGCGCAGGCAAATTCCGCGCGTGCTACTCAGTGATGGCACCGCCTTCTACCAGGGGGTAGCCACCCCCGAGGGCGATAGCGATGCGATTGTCGGTGACCCTGTCTCACCGGGCATGGTCGAAGGTCTGGTGCGCGTGGTGCTCAATCCACATGGCACGCAACTTGAGCCAGGTGAAATTCTGGTCTGCCCTGGCACCGATCCGGCCTGGACGCCGCTCTTTTTGACCGCAGGCGGGCTGGTGATGGAAGTCGGCGGGATGATGACACATGGTTCAGTAGTGGCGCGCGAGTACGGTATCCCCGCCGTGGTGGGCGTACATAAGGCCACCACGCGCCTGCAAACCGGTCAGCGCGTGCGCGTGGATGGCTCAACAGGTGTTATTGAGGTTCTATAAATCGCACACAAAAGCGCAAAGGCGCACCACAGAGACACAAAGTTCACGGAGTTCTCTCAAAAAAGAGTGAAGCATCTCTGTGTTCTCCGTGACTCCGTGGTGAAAAAATATGAAGACTCGCAAAATAGTCCACCTCGATCTCGATGCCTTCTTCTGCGCTGTGGAAGAGCAACTCGATCCACAGTTACGCGGGCTGCCATTTGCCGTCGGCGGGCGGCCTGATGAACGCGGGGTAGTCTCTTCGTGCTCGTATGCGGCGCGAGCCTTTGGAGTGCATTCAGCCATGCCGATGGCGCAGGCGCTGCGCCAATGCCCACACCTGAAAGTTGTTTCGCCGCACTATAGCGAGTATCGCAAAGCTTCGCACCAGGTGATGGAACGGCTGCACAAACTCACCCCACTGGTGGAACAACTCTCAATAGATGAAGCTTTTCTCGATGTCAGCGATCTGACCACGGATGCCGCTACGCTGGGGCGCGAACTCCAGGCAAAAATTCAGAGAGAATTGGGATTGCCCTGCTCATTGGGGATCGCATCCAACAAGCTTGTCGCCAAAATTGCCAACGATGTCGGCAAGGGCGCGGCTCAGGGTGGGGTGCCACCCAATGCGCTGACAATTGTCCCCGCAGGGAGTGAGGCTGAATTCTTGGCATCATTGCCTGTGAAGATGCTGTGGGGCGTAGGCCCGAAAACTGCGCAAAAACTAACCCCTTTGGGTGTGCAAACCATCGGCGATTTAGCGAGTATCCCCGCGGAACAACTGGCAAAGCATTTTGGTAAAATTGGTTGGGACCTCGCTAAACGCGCTCGCGGCATCGACACGCGACCAATCGTTACTGAGCATGAGGCCAAATCCATCAGCCAGGAAACCACCTATACTAAAGATACCCGCGACGAAAGCGTGCTGCGAAAAACCTTACAACAACAATCCGAGCATATTGCCCGCGCATTAAAAAAGCAGGAACTCACCGCCCGCACGGTAAAAATTAAACTGCGCTGGCCGGATTTCAGCACCCTCACGCGCCAAACCACGTTATCACAACCGACCCGCGACGCGGCAGATATCCAACGGGCGGCGGAGCAACTTTTTGATGAGTCCTGGAGCCAGGGCAAAGACATTCGCCTTTTGGGGGTTGGCGTGAGCAATCTCGAAGCGTTGCCGCGTCAATTGGGTCTGTGGGATCCGAATATAAAAAAGGATTTACAACTCCGCGAGACGTTGAGCAATCTTCAGGAACGCTTTGGCGAGAAAGCTATCCGCCGCGGCATACAGACATCCGACACAGATCAGTATAACGAATCATGATGGAATTCAAAGCCCTGCGATTTATCAGCGAGAGTATTCAGGTAGAATTTGAGCGTCCGCCCGCGGCGGAAAAAACTCCCCATTGCCCGGACAGGTTCATTTGGGGGGATGAAACCTATCAAGTTGCAGAACTCATCCAGCAGTGGCAAGATTTCGAGCGGCGCGGCGCGATGGGGCATAATATGCGCCCCAGCAGCATGAAAAAAGCCATCCGGCGCGGTTCGTATGGCGTGGGGCGATTTTATTTTCTGGTGCGCACGGAAGATGCGCGTTATTTCGAACTGTATTTCGACCGCGCCGTCCAGAGCGTGGATCAGCGCAAGGGGCAGTGGATTCTCTTTCGGGAAGTTGCGCCAACAAAGAGAGAATAACCTTTTTTGCACTGAAACACCCCTGAGCGAGTCCGCTGCATCCGCTTCTATTACAAACCAAACCGCTTTTGTCCGGTATATGACAGGTCACTAAGTTTTTGATGCTAAACATAACTAGCTCCAAATCACACGGTAATATAAACTTTTAGACTGGAATGAAACCGGTTCCACAGCACGCGTATTGAGTCGATCCCCAACAAGCGGTCGATATGTAGCCTAACGGAGTAATTAAATGACAAAGATTATCAAAACGCTGGATGGCAACGAAGCTGTTGCCACAATTGCACACAAAACCAACGAAGTAATTGCCATTTACCCCATCACGCCCTCTTCGAATATGGGCGAACATGCCGATGCGTGGTCGGCTCAGGGCAGAAAAAATTTATGGGGAACAGTGCCTGCAGTGGTTGAGATGCAGGCCGAAGGCGGCGCAGCGGGAGCAGTGCATGGCGCGCTGCAAACCGGCGCTCTGACAACAACCTTCACGGCCTCGCAAGGGCTGTTGTTAATGATCCCCAATATGTACAAAATTGCGGGTGAACTGACCTCGGCGGTTTTTCATGTTTCGGCGCGTTCAATTGCCGCTCAGGCGCTCTCGATTTTCGGCGATCACTCAGATGTGATGGCAGCCCGTTCGACAGGTTGGGCAATGTTGGGTTCAGGTTCGGTGCAGGAAGCGCACGATTTTGCCCTGATCGCACACGCGGCAACATTGGAAACGCGTGTCCCTTTTATTCACTTCTTTGAAGGTTTCCGCGTTTCACACGAAGTCAGCAAAATTGAAATGCTGCCCGAAGAAACCATTCGAGCACTGATCAATGACGATTATGTCCATGCGCACCGCGCCCGCGGTCTTTCACCCGATCATCCAGTAATCCGCGGCACAGCGCAAAACCCAGATGTTTTCTTCCAGGCGCGCGAAACGGTCAATCCGTTTTACGAGGCCTGCCCGGATATTGTGCAAAAATACATGGATCAGTTTGCGGCGCTCACAGGCCGTAAATACAAACTTTTTGAATATGAAGGCGCTCCTGATGCCGAACATGTGATTGTAATTATTGGATCGGGTGGCGAGACAGTTGCCGAAACGGCAAAAGCGCTGAACGCGATGGGCAAAAATGTAGGTGTGCTGCGAGTGCGCTTGTATCGACCCTTCTCGATAAAACACTTTGTGGAAGCTCTACCTGCCAGCGTAAAAGTACTGTCGGTACTCGACCGCACCAAAGAACCGGGCGCATCAGGCGAGCCGCTCTACCAGGATGTGGTTACCGCCGTCACCGAAGCCGTTGCCGAAGGCATCGCGCCCTTTGAACATGCCCCCCGCATTGTTGGCGGGCGCTACGGCCTTTCATCCAAAGAATTTACGCCAGCCATGGTCAAGGGCATTTATGATGATATGGAAAATGCCAAGCCTAAGAACCATTTCACCATCGGCATTAACGATGATGTCAGCCATACCAGCCTCAAATATGAGCCTGAATTTTCGATCGAAGGCGAAAAGACCGTCCGCGCGGTCTTCTTTGGGTTGGGGTCAGATGGCACCGTGGGTGCCAATAAAAACTCGATCAAGATTATTGGTGAAGAAACCGACAACTATGCTCAGGGATATTTCGTTTACGACTCGAAAAAATCAGGCGCCAAGACCATTTCACACCTGCGCTTTGGCCCTGAACCCATTCGGGCTTCGTATTTGATCAGCCAGGCAAACTTCGTTGCCTGCCATCAGTTCAACTTTCTTGAACAAATTGATATGCTCAAATACGCTCAGCCGGGAGCCGTTTTCCTGCTAAATAGCATTTATGATACGGATGAGATTTGGAGCCAACTTCCGAAAGAAGTTCAAAAGGCAATTATCGAGAAAGGTTTGCAGTTTTATATCCTTGATGCGTACCGCGTTGCCGAAAAAGCGGGCATGGGGCGTCGTATCAACACGATCATGCAAACAGCTTTCTTCTATATCAGTGGCGTACTGCCACAGGATGAGGCCATTGCTGCCATCAAAGCTTCGATCAAGAAAACGTATGGGAAGCGCGGCGAAACTGTGGTTCAGAAGAATTATGCAGCGGTCGATCAGGCACTGGCTCACTTGCGCAAGGTAGATGTGCCCGCCAAAGCTACCAGCGATCTGACCATGCGCAAACCGGTTTCCGATGCAGCGCCCAAATTCGTACGCGAAGTCGTCGGAACAATTATCGCTGGCGATGGCGACTCACTGCCCGTCAGCGCGATGCCCATTGACGGAACGTATCCGGTAGCTACAACGCAATGGGAGAAACGCAATATCTCGCTGGATATTCCTGTATGGGAAGATGATCTCTGCATCCAGTGTGGGAAATGCGTCTTTGTCTGCCCCCATGCAGTGATCCGCCAAAAAGTATATGATCCTGCCCTCCTGGCAGATGCCCCTGCTACATTCAAGCATATTGATGGCAAATTCAAGGAATTCCCCGGCTCGGCCTTCACCATTCAGGTCGCTCCTGAAGATTGCACTGGCTGCCAACTTTGTGTCCAGGTTTGTCCGGCGAAAGATAAATCCCAACCAAAACGCAAGGCACTCAATATGGCTGCCCAGCCTCCCATCCGCGAGTCTGAATCCATCAATTGGGATTTCTTCCTCTCCATTCCCGAAGCCGACCGCACCAAATTTGACCCTACCAACATTAAGAATTCCCAACTCTTGCAACCACTATTCGAATTCTCCGGCGCATGTGCCGGGTGTGGAGAAACCCCTTATATCAAACTTGCCAGCCAACTCTTTGGCGACCGTATGGTCATCGCTAACGCGACTGGCTGCTCCAGTATCTACGGTGGCAATTTGCCCACACACCCCTATTCGGTCAATAAAGATGGCCGCGGTCCGGCATGGTCAAATTCACTTTTCGAAGACAATGCAGAATTCGGTCTGGGAATGCGCCTGACAGTTGATAAGCAAAATGAATATGCTCGCGAACTGGTACATCAACTTACAAACCTGATTGGGAATAATCTGGCAGACGAACTGTTGATCGCCGATCAGAGCGATGAAACCGGAATCCAGGCACAGCGCACCCGCGTAGATGAACTAAAAAAGAAATTAGCGGGCAGCGATAATCCCCAAGCCAAAGACCTGCTCAGTCTGGCTGATGTGCTGGTCAGAAAAAGCATTT is from Chloroflexota bacterium and encodes:
- a CDS encoding phosphoenolpyruvate synthase, coding for MVTPASLPQLFVPLTSSAATLEDLGGKGLNLVKLARANFPVPGGFIIPTACYREFVQVNYLGDLIREKLAEADLSNPEVLTALSREIRAQFELGTVPQAIPYALEIAWRWLGAHPVAVRSSATAEDLPDLSFAGQQDTFLNVIGDEALLTAVVQCWGSLWTARAIGYRTRNHIPHQDVALAVIVQNMVQSKASGVLFTANPLTGCRNETVIDATLGLGEALVSGHVDPDHYVVNIIANPEGVKQSPPNKQIASPAARNDRFKITHKSLGSKATLFTANPAGGVEIRPTEADQLQAIPDNIILELAKLGQRIQVLYGFPQDIEWAYLPPSPPAHFPQGEGELHILQSRPITSLFPLPENLTAEPLRFMIGFHTIQGIMEPLTPLGQDVMKMVLTGGGRLFGLEHTIESQSAFFSAGERLWINVTPILRSPQGHKAYPTAIRSIDPGVAQISAELVKYPRFAPIHKRPSLRTMRNLAGFLVPFIGRVIRILISPEDQTRKVRRAFDEQVKQTQDSEAGTGDIWQQFSARMGLLHEAKLLFSDFVIPQGVPPVVAGMAPFFGILQRFSLAVAEQTGNPQFNTLYLEVARGLPNNVTTEMDLALWHTAQSVRADTESFKAFENQSAEELTTRYLAAELPAVAQQVVGTFLAEFGMRGLGEIDIGRPRWREQPEPIFQTLKSYLQIEDPALAPDIVFARGTQAAQTAIEKLVIGVRSLRGGWFKARLVRWAAHRYRAAAGMREAPKFFAIRMMGIIRAKLLQSGEDFAAAGLLEHADDLFFLFINELDEISTFAKDHLWASLREKITQRRAVRSREMQRRQIPRVLLSDGTAFYQGVATPEGDSDAIVGDPVSPGMVEGLVRVVLNPHGTQLEPGEILVCPGTDPAWTPLFLTAGGLVMEVGGMMTHGSVVAREYGIPAVVGVHKATTRLQTGQRVRVDGSTGVIEVL
- the dinB gene encoding DNA polymerase IV codes for the protein MKTRKIVHLDLDAFFCAVEEQLDPQLRGLPFAVGGRPDERGVVSSCSYAARAFGVHSAMPMAQALRQCPHLKVVSPHYSEYRKASHQVMERLHKLTPLVEQLSIDEAFLDVSDLTTDAATLGRELQAKIQRELGLPCSLGIASNKLVAKIANDVGKGAAQGGVPPNALTIVPAGSEAEFLASLPVKMLWGVGPKTAQKLTPLGVQTIGDLASIPAEQLAKHFGKIGWDLAKRARGIDTRPIVTEHEAKSISQETTYTKDTRDESVLRKTLQQQSEHIARALKKQELTARTVKIKLRWPDFSTLTRQTTLSQPTRDAADIQRAAEQLFDESWSQGKDIRLLGVGVSNLEALPRQLGLWDPNIKKDLQLRETLSNLQERFGEKAIRRGIQTSDTDQYNES
- the nifJ gene encoding pyruvate:ferredoxin (flavodoxin) oxidoreductase, with the translated sequence MTKIIKTLDGNEAVATIAHKTNEVIAIYPITPSSNMGEHADAWSAQGRKNLWGTVPAVVEMQAEGGAAGAVHGALQTGALTTTFTASQGLLLMIPNMYKIAGELTSAVFHVSARSIAAQALSIFGDHSDVMAARSTGWAMLGSGSVQEAHDFALIAHAATLETRVPFIHFFEGFRVSHEVSKIEMLPEETIRALINDDYVHAHRARGLSPDHPVIRGTAQNPDVFFQARETVNPFYEACPDIVQKYMDQFAALTGRKYKLFEYEGAPDAEHVIVIIGSGGETVAETAKALNAMGKNVGVLRVRLYRPFSIKHFVEALPASVKVLSVLDRTKEPGASGEPLYQDVVTAVTEAVAEGIAPFEHAPRIVGGRYGLSSKEFTPAMVKGIYDDMENAKPKNHFTIGINDDVSHTSLKYEPEFSIEGEKTVRAVFFGLGSDGTVGANKNSIKIIGEETDNYAQGYFVYDSKKSGAKTISHLRFGPEPIRASYLISQANFVACHQFNFLEQIDMLKYAQPGAVFLLNSIYDTDEIWSQLPKEVQKAIIEKGLQFYILDAYRVAEKAGMGRRINTIMQTAFFYISGVLPQDEAIAAIKASIKKTYGKRGETVVQKNYAAVDQALAHLRKVDVPAKATSDLTMRKPVSDAAPKFVREVVGTIIAGDGDSLPVSAMPIDGTYPVATTQWEKRNISLDIPVWEDDLCIQCGKCVFVCPHAVIRQKVYDPALLADAPATFKHIDGKFKEFPGSAFTIQVAPEDCTGCQLCVQVCPAKDKSQPKRKALNMAAQPPIRESESINWDFFLSIPEADRTKFDPTNIKNSQLLQPLFEFSGACAGCGETPYIKLASQLFGDRMVIANATGCSSIYGGNLPTHPYSVNKDGRGPAWSNSLFEDNAEFGLGMRLTVDKQNEYARELVHQLTNLIGNNLADELLIADQSDETGIQAQRTRVDELKKKLAGSDNPQAKDLLSLADVLVRKSIWIVGGDGWAYDIGYGGLDHVLASGRNVNVLVLDTQVYSNTGGQSSKATPMGAVAKFAANGKGIPRKDLGMIAMSYGYIYVAQVAMGSSDMQTLRAFREADAFDGPSLILAYSPCINHGYDLTDQLSHQDMAVKSGLWPLYRYNPNLIAKSKNPLNLDSKAPSIPVKEAAYTETRYSMLTLSDEGRAEQLMQTAQADVNARWELYQQMASMSYDNNDETNE